The following coding sequences are from one Culex quinquefasciatus strain JHB chromosome 1, VPISU_Cqui_1.0_pri_paternal, whole genome shotgun sequence window:
- the LOC6053772 gene encoding 4-coumarate--CoA ligase-like 5 → MFPRNVYTFLDEETGFWSGRSTPPVYNPNQGVGELLWQVLGRAPWKIAQISADTGARVTYQELLLRSVRVAQNLGSMGIEAGDLVTLVARNSEKIAPVVFGCLMAGVPVNTLDPSFHREDFAHMFGTTKPVAVLCEGDLVEEVEAAFEMSEISPQLIVFGPRINGFARVDDLLVETGSEEHYVPARIEDPANQLAIVLCSSGTTGKSKGVCLSHGLCIANMAAVWKCRESDRVLCLSSLYWISGIGTLLTATLAGATRVITTDRFSAEMMIDIIEQYRVTVIFFPPSHALAILNEPTVGMADFSSLRLVLCGGGPTSADLKRSFEMYLSRGKFVVVYGLSELGGAGMMSEVAYKDGSVGVLTNGVEAKLVDDEDNLVEIGQEGELHIRARFVFMEYFGNPDETAEMLDAGGWLHTGDIARVDEDGLFYIVDRKKDIIKYGGYQISPTEIETVILKMPGVAAVCVTGIPVPGHDLPVALVIRAPESGVTEDEIEQQVERSMVDFKRLRGGVFFVTAFPMTPSGKILRRKCREIAVELYSEASEG, encoded by the exons ATGTTCCCTCGTAACGTGTACACGTTTCTGGACGAAGAGACCGGGTTTTGGAGTGGACGTTCGACTCCACCGGTTTACAACCCGAACCAGGGCGTCGGGGAGCTGCTGTGGCAGGTGCTGGGTCGTGCTCCGTGGAAGATAGCGCAGATAAGTGCCGATACGGGGGCTCGTGTAACGTACCAGGAGCTTCTGCTGCGAAGTGTTCGGGTGGCGCAGAACCTGGGCTCGATGGGGATCGAGGCAGGGGATTTGGTGACCTTGGTCGCGCGGAACAGCGAGAAGATCGCTCCGGTCGTGTTTGGCTGTTTGATGGCCGGCGTTCCGGTGAACACGTTGGATCCCAGCTTTCACCGGGAGGACTTTGCGCACATGTTTGGAACGACGAAGCCGGTGGCGGTGTTGTGCGAAGGGGATTTGGTGGAGGAGGTCGAGGCGGCTTTTGAGATGAGTGAGATTTCGCCGCAACTGATTGTGTTTGGTCCTAGGATCAACGGGTTTGCTCGCGTTGACGATCTGCTGGTTGAGACCGGATCGGAGGAGCACTACGTTCCGGCGAGGATCGAAGATCCGGCGAATCAGCTTGCGATCGTGCTTTGTTCATCCGGGACTACGGGGAAATCGAAGGGCGTCTGCTTGTCACATGGACTGTGCATCGCCAACATGGCTGCGGTCTGGAAATGCCGCGAGTCCGATCGGGTCCTCTGTCTGAGCTCTCTTTATTGGATTTCCGGGATAGGAACGCTGCTGACGGCAACGCTCGCCGGAGCAACTCGCGTCATCACGACTGATCGATTCAGTGCGGAAATGATGATCGATATAATCGAACAGTACCGTGTCACGGTGATCTTTTTCCCGCCGTCGCATGCGTTGGCCATTTTGAACGAACCTACCGTCGGAATGGCGGATTTCTCCAGCTTGCGGCTGGTTCTGTGCGGAGGAGGGCCGACGTCGGCGGATTTGAAGCGGTCGTTTGAGATGTATCTTTCGCGGGGGAAGTTTGTGGTGGTTTACGGGCTGTCGGAGCTGGGCGGGGCCGGAATGATGAGTGAGGTAGCCTACAAAGATGGTTCCGTGGGGGTGCTGACTAATGGTGTGGAGGCGAAACTTGTGGATGATGAGGATAACCTGGTTGAGATTGGTCAGGAAGGCGAACTGCACATCAGGGCACGTTTCGTGTTTATG GAGTACTTTGGCAACCCGGACGAAACGGCCGAAATGCTGGACGCGGGCGGCTGGCTGCACACGGGGGACATTGCGCGCGTCGACGAGGACGGCCTGTTTTACATCGTGGACCGCAAGAAGGACATTATCAAGTACGGCGGCTACCAGATATCGCCAACCGAGATCGAAACCGTCATCCTGAAGATGCCGGGCGTGGCGGCGGTTTGCGTGACGGGGATTCCCGTGCCCGGGCATGATCTGCCGGTGGCGCTGGTTATTCGGGCGCCCGAGTCCGGCGTTACGGAGGACGAGATCGAGCAGCAGGTGGAGAGGTCGATGGTGGACTTTAAGCGGCTGCGGGGTGGGGTATTTTTTGTGACGGCGTTCCCGATGACGCCGTCGGGAAAGATCTTGCGGCGCAAGTGCCGCGAGATTGCCGTCGAGCTGTACAGTGAGGCTAGTGAGGGTTGA
- the LOC6053773 gene encoding nuclear nucleic acid-binding protein C1D: MEVVEHEDFDYGELKNDTAFIRKNENLSECIERIRQNLAVAREDYKNYESFTLEEKVKYDLHLSYSINSLYWMYHKIIGLDPNKHGIKDELARIKAAMLREKEIYDHKYNRPQLDQGAAKRFVRAGLYDHKNRDKPEANDPPPNKKIRFEN; this comes from the exons TGGCGAGCTGAAGAACGACACGGCCTTCATCAGGAAAAACGAAAACCTGTCGGAGTGCATCGAGCGCATCCGGCAGAACCTGGCCGTGGCCCGGGAGGACTATAAAAACTACGAGAGCTTCACGCTGGAGGAAAAGGTCAAGTACGATCTGCATCTGTCGTACAGCATCAACTCGCTTTACTGGATGTATCACAAAATCATCGGGTTGGACCCGAACAAG CACGGCATCAAGGACGAGCTGGCACGCATAAAGGCCGCGATGCTGCGCGAGAAGGAGATCTACGACCACAAGTACAACCGGCCGCAGCTGGACCAGGGCGCGGCAAAGCGCTTCGTCCGGGCTGGGCTGTACGACCACAAGAACCGTGATAAGCCAGAGGCTAACGATCCGCCGCCGAACAAGAAGATCCGCTTCGAGAACTAG